One Borreliella chilensis DNA window includes the following coding sequences:
- a CDS encoding 4-methyl-5(B-hydroxyethyl)-thiazole monophosphate biosynthesis protein — MVVGIILANGFEDIEAIIPIDILRRGNVNIQVVSVNDDNVVISSKGVSFLTDDVISNCKVDSFDLIILPGGMPGATNLFNSKKLDFILKDMNARGKFIAAICASPVVVLAAKGLLKVNKFTCYPGLEKNAFDGEFVDKNVVISNNFITSKGVGTSFEFAFTLLEMVKGRQIMESVKKATLFCDN, encoded by the coding sequence ATGGTAGTGGGAATAATTCTTGCAAATGGCTTTGAAGATATTGAGGCCATAATCCCAATCGATATTTTAAGACGGGGTAATGTTAATATTCAAGTTGTCAGTGTAAATGATGACAATGTTGTAATAAGCTCAAAAGGCGTTTCTTTTTTAACAGATGATGTAATATCAAATTGTAAGGTTGATAGTTTTGACTTAATAATTCTTCCGGGAGGCATGCCTGGAGCTACAAATCTTTTTAATTCAAAGAAATTGGATTTTATTTTAAAAGATATGAATGCTAGAGGTAAGTTTATTGCGGCTATTTGTGCTTCTCCAGTAGTAGTGCTTGCTGCTAAAGGTCTTTTGAAGGTTAATAAGTTTACATGTTATCCTGGATTGGAAAAAAATGCATTTGATGGTGAGTTTGTAGATAAAAATGTTGTTATCAGCAATAATTTTATTACCTCTAAAGGAGTTGGGACTTCATTTGAATTTGCTTTTACTCTTCTTGAAATGGTAAAGGGAAGGCAAATAATGGAAAGTGTTAAAAAAGCAACTTTATTTTGTGACAATTAA